From Solanum lycopersicum chromosome 4, SLM_r2.1:
TAGATTTCAATATAACGCTAtgttactttgattaatataaactttgttctaaagacatttaaaaattttaaagacGATAAACAACGAATTATGTATCTTACAATTTGCTGAAAAAACCATTGATCTTGCTATCAAGAGAATCGGTCCAAGATctactttaaattattaaaaagcaAAGACTTAATTCACAATCTATTAGTTCACATGAGCGACCCACTATCCAAATTCATTATCGAAAAATCCTAAACAAGATGGTATGCTATTTTTTAGAGTTTGAAGTCTAAAGGACAAAAGTAATtgttaaaaattctaaaaggtacgtcattttcttttttaaccgAAAGGGcattttttcacttttacaAGGAAAATCGCTTCTCGTGCagcattttcataaaaaaaaattcttttaaatcgcctaggcaattttatttttagagggaacttttatttttattttttgaaaaatcactGCCTTTCCGTGgaattctttttcttctttttttttttttaaaaaaaaatttggtgcCATGGCAGCTAGGCAactattttagttaattaattattttttaaaaaatattgctaccattttatttcttataatcGTATTAAGTGaattttgtattaataattgtaatgcgatttttattttgaccaaaaaaaatatcaatatttaatacgattttttaaaaaaataattggcagaaaattaaaaaaagaaaacaaatcagAACAAAAAAAAGTGCAGAAGTCGCTGTCAATACaacgattttaaaaaaaaacttttttttataaaatcactGTTGTTGCAACGAttttaacttcttcttttttataaataattcgGCAAAAACGTTGCATTGGCagcaattttcttttttaaaaaaagaaaaaaaatgtggatAAAATCGCTGATAGATCAgacattttaaaaacaaatcgTTGCGTCAGTAGCGATTTTACCTTTTTAGttagaaaagaaattgatatgcCCATTTAGAATTTTTCACAATTATTTTTGCCTTTTAGACTTCGAAATAAATGATAATTGACTCcaagtaaatatattttgatataatccACACTTTCAGAGTaaccaatttttattatttcacttaAATTTTTCAGAAATATCGACACATGTATATTAGAGGTCAACTAGTGATTATATTTGACTTAAATTTGGCGAAACATCGCAATCAACCATTATCCCCAAGTAAGTTCACTAAAAATGGTAAAGGTTTTATATCAACAAGTTTTCAACTTGTCTAACAAATGTTATATATTACTCATAACTCATAAATCTTGTTTACCCATTATTTTAAGTTATCGACTAATTCAGATATATGTCACGTCATAACAAAAGAattctttcaaataaaaaacacCTAATAATTGACAAAGACACTTATTATAAAAACTTATATgattttaacttcattttttattctaaattctACAAATTCATGTTAAAGAAGAATAACTCAACATATCTAATACAATCTCATTactaatatcaacaaaaattaaatcacCAATCACCTTACCTATTTCCCTTTTCCCCTCAAATCCACTTGACTCTTCAAAAGAACTCAACATATGAGAAATCattaattgtttgatattaGTTTCATTTATGGATTGTTGGCTCCATAACCAAATATTTTGCAATAGAAGTTCCCATAGTTGTTCAGCCCCTAAAATTCTTTgaaattcttcttctttacattttttattttccaccACTTCTTTAACACAATCAAAAAGGAGTTGTCTTGATTCTTGTATTGCTTTCTTGTTCTTAATGTACTGAGACTCAGGGCTTGTTTCACCTGAATTTGAATCTGATGGACTTGGAAATTCCTCTTGTTTCTTTGCCTTGACACATTCTTGTtctgtaattttgttttttaacatATAAGTTAGTTCTAACTTGAAATTGTAAGCACACAATACTCTAGTCTTTTACGCAAGTCTTATCGCTATTAGGTAGAGATTGTGTTTAAAAGTTGCTTAAgacaataattaaaagaaaaatgaaagtaGAGAGAAACATAATAACTAATAGTAAAGTACGATAAAACATATATGCAAGAAACCGTGgtatctttatattattttatcacaaattATGAGAACTTATCttaaatatatctatttttttaccTGTCAAGTTATGATAAGATATGCGTATATTATACTCTTTCCAAAACTCAAGACTAAAGTGAATATGTTGTTattgtaaatttatttaatcataaaatttgaatcttcaaatattttcaagttcTCAAAAACTGATCCAACACATGtcagtttttggatttttaaaactttcactcataaaatttcaaaaacagtCATATAAAATACATGTCCAAGCACGacctcaaattttaaaaaatcacaacttcAATCATTAGaaactcaaatttaaagttttcattttaaaatctaTGATCAAACCGAAATAATTGTCTAGAAATATATAAGTACTACTTACTTTTAACATGTGgagaatcatcatcatcatcagaaGATTCAGTTTCTTCTAGAACTGACACAGGGCTGAGTTGTTTACTTTGTTCAAGAAATTCCACTCTCGACTTTCTTCTCTCTTCAAAAACCTGTTACCTTATCAACAACAAATCTGAATTCAATGtcataaaactaatttttattaAGTGAGTCGCTAGTAAAGTtgtacaacttttttttttttttttttttacgaatTTCACCTATATTAAATATCGTAAAAACAGAGTTTTTACCTGTTTTTCATGTAGAAAGTTGTCATCTGCATCACTAGAATCATAACAAGAATTGAACACATTACTCCTACTACTTATTGAAGAAATTTTCTCATCATTTGCAATAACATTACTATTTTTGCTTGTAGAATTGTTGTGTTCTTGATCATTTGCcaaattcttgattttttgaCTATCTCTAAATGTAACAAGTTTGTTAAACATAGATTTCACAATCTTTGAACAATTAAGAATCTGTTTCCTTCTCTTCTTTGCACCACAACTAGCTGATCTCTTCAAGAACAAATAAGTACTAGAATTTGTAGAACAACATCGAAAATTGCGATCCGAAATAAGATGTTTGTTTTTAAATTGACCTCTTTCAAGAAGATAGATTTGTAAGGTAAATGGTTCTTGTTGTTCTTGAAGGAATTGTCCAAGTTGTTTTGACATAATTCTATGTTGGtagtaataaattttgaaatgacTAAATGGGAATGGGTAGAAAAGGCAAAAGGATAAGGAATTTTGGGCATTAATTGGGAGAGACAATTTAATATGTAGGCATCTAATGTGTATATTACACAAGTGTTTGTTTGGATCAGAATAGTGctgcaaatttaaatttaaagggATGGGGGCATtggaaaaaagacaaaaaaaatgattcaCTTTTTGTGCAACAATtggatttttttcatatttttttttttacctaacTTTTTTTTGTGTCCATGCAATCTAAAGTCAATGAGTGAGCTAGCCAGGTATTTCTATAGTAAAAGCTATACAAAGCCTTGAGAAGGTGGGTGGCTGCTAGTTGTCCCACCTcagggaaaaaaataattaagttatatatacggacaaaataaatatgttttatacTATTAATGTAGTTTAGCTTGTGATGATGGCCATTCTCAATATTATGTCTTGAAGATGATTTATCGTTAGtgtcaattttttgaatttccaCATTTTTTAGGATGAGATTTTAAGTTTCGCGTGTATACTATTCACCATCAAGATTCAAGGCAGGGGAGGGGCATAACTATAGTAATGTCAGGTTTACTATCAAGGCAAAACTATAATGGTGTCTGGATGGTGAGTCTAACattttttatcgaaaaattatattatatatgtatgttaaatttactttatattgacATATAGATAAAAGATTTAGAACATTCGatattaaatcaataatctTAAAAGCGAGTTTTATTTTCTGTATGATATCTATCTAAGGTAatgtatgataatatatgaCAAAGATGGACCTATTGATCTTTCATGTCATATGCGTCTGAATCGACAATCAAAACTAATTTTCAATTCACTCAAAAGGTGAATAGGATCTCAATAGAATTGGGATTTCTATTAAGTGACTTGATTAATgcttattgaaaaaattattacttataacggatcttatattttttaaatgggttgatccttttttattttttactctttactaACTTATGCATTAAGCCTAGCTAGGGAAGCAtaagttttttagaaaaaactaaAGTAATGCTAAggcataattatttaatattatgatataaaaatataaatttacggaaaaattatttgttattgggACATAATTAAATACCAAACACATAATATGACAAAAGTGCTACGTCCCATAAATTAAGGGGCCGTTTGGTTTGGGTTGTGGAAAGAATATTTCCCACATAAATTTCTgcattatgatttttaaaatcataattttatacCAACAATCAAACATCCAATAATAAATAATCCTTATATTACCTATATTTACTAGTTTGTACCTATCTTTCTTCTAacccaaaaaggaaaaataaatatttgcactatataataaattattaaatccATTCATAAGTCAtaatcaacaaataaaaattgggGTTGGGATTGAGCAAGTAGGGGGAAATAATTTGTCTTTCCTATCCTATATGCATGTGCATCATCCTCAAACTTCTTTTTCATGTCCCCTTATCTTTTCCACCCTAGCTAacttctttaattaattttgacaACAAATTTGGTGGGAAAACATTTATATGAgcttattatattatatatatttttggaaagCCACATGGTAACATAAAACTCAAACCTACTTCCTTtcaacattttaaataattcatttcACTTGCAATGGTAAAATCTTAGATAAGTTTGTGTATTTGAACTTTGTGTTATATCTTGTACTTCTgctataataatatattcagtgAAATTTTACTAAGTGAGATCTATAGAGGTAGAATATATACAGATCTCATAACGGTCTCATAaagatagaaaaattattttcaaaagatctttatctcaatttattaaattatgatattctctttgtcaataaaaaataagttatgtCACGGTCGTATAAGACCATATAGTATCTTCTTATATCCACACATGTCTGCCTAAAAAATTGGCATTCAAAAATTGTTGTtggagtatatatatatatatatagaaattaaaacatttcgttcactttatctttttttttataaaaaatatattaaagacaTGATTAATCAGTAGTGAAGATTTAATATGttaagaaatatataattttacatgtggaaaaagaaatgaaagaataaaTACGATGTATAAACATAGTGTGTCAGCTACCATTTGATTATATTGCACCAACAAACATTCATTGTATCGTGTAGATTTTTCCTCAATAATTGTTGAGACAAGGCGCTGtttgttttcattattaataaattatatttctttgtaAGTCAGAATAGGAGGAATTTCGCAAAAATCTTCCATTTTTTGTCTCATATTAATATAGaagttaatatattaattaaatcacCAATAACATGCAATAAGTTTGGGGGTTGTTGCATTAATCAAATGTCACCAAACACATCTGTTTTGCCGAAGAAATTAAATATCCGAATTAGCTTTGAGAAATCCAGTAGATAAAATGttgttatttcatattaataGTTTGACGATACCTCTAGCGATTTTTGGTACTTCGCTTGATGAAGTTTAAAAGACTGAAAATTTAAcgtctttaattaaaaataacgaAATACATATTGGTCACCCTGTCGGAGTCGTACGGTGTGATTGCtcgtttttttttaatttatctggaAACTCAACTCCTTAAATTAAAGTTCTTTTCAATAAGGACAGTCGTTTATTAGGGTATTTAAGAGAGTGACACTGGAAATAATTATGGgacttttctttttccatttcattttttcattaatatttgaTGAGGACACCTAATCTTTACTTTCTGGTGAAATTGTAAAAAACttcatgaaaaaagaaaatgatataattgAGGTCCAATGTTGAATATGAGGTTATACATGAGACACGTATTGCATCAATCTTCATTCGCTTTCGAGAAGAAGAGGTATCTACCGAGGAGGCAGAgtcagaatttaaaatttataaattttgaatttatcgtaaattcaaaaattgttttagttattgGGTTTACCATTATATGTTCATATATATTTAGTCAATTTTCTGATACGAATACAAAGTCTAAGTACAAATTTATTGAATTCATACTAGCTCCGCTCCGTACCCACgtgaaaaaaacaaaactaaatgCAAAACAAAAAGGTACAAAATATACTGAAGTCTTCAATGAtttattcatagtaaactcgtGACTTTGCcggaacaaaaaaaattcaaaaatttaaattaatttataatatgcaGAATAACAATTTAAACTGTTTCCTCTTGTGATAAAGTATTTGCAAACTcaacatatatgtatatttttgaaaagaaaattcaaatacatAACACTGCCCCAGGGATGGAGCCATGGGGTCCCAAACACAATTGCAATTGTTTTTGTTACAGAGGCAAATATAACTTTTTGGCATGGAATATAAATTGACTAACAAATTCATTGCTAAAAATTTCAAGGTCGAAATAAGTTTAAATATTGGATCCATCTTTGACACAAAGCAGTAGGTAAAAAGTTACTGGCTAGAAATCAAACATTCCCTGAACAGAGAGAGAATCCACAGCTTATTAATTAGCCTTCAACAGCTTGTTGCAGTAAAAGAGTTATGGGCACACAGTAGATGATTTGCTAATGACTTAACAATGGAAGACCATACTGTTCATGTGCACTTATTTCAAACTTCAAATATGAAAAGACAAACAGATATCAAATCTGCAGGGACTATCTTCATTTCTGCTCAGGATAAAACTAGTACTTTGTCTCAGTAAACATCATGCACTAAAAAACATGCACAGAGTTGGGACAATGAGTACCATTATAGTCTTATTTCCCAGGTATGGCCATCTGACAAGTGCTATGTACATGTATACATCACAGAATTGTGTCTTATTGGATGAAGTCTCATTTGAAAATTGACATTACAAGAGTGGTTAGAGGTTCAAAGGTAATTAGGTACATAACGTTGTAAAACTCGTATTAACAACAGGAATTAAAAGTTATACAGATAgattattcaatttataatgTGGTCTGGAACAGttttaagttaaatttgaaTACATAATAAGAAGCAAGAATAAAGACAGCACTAACAAACTGTGCATGAGTTTGGGAGAATTTCAACTCTTAGAATCCAGGAGATCTGGATATTGAAATTGGCTTCTGTGCCTTAAAACTGTCCATCACAGAATCAAAGTCACTACGAAGGGAGACAAGGGATCTCTGTCGAAATGCAAAAGCAGCAGTAAACTGTTTAATCTCTTCTTCAAGGCGTTTCCTCCTCTGAACTTCGGCATTCAAATTGTCTAATACCTTTTCGTTTTGGTTAGCAAACAGTTCGAGTTTCTCGCTTGAAGAGGAAACATTTTGTACCAACACATCCCTCTCTTCTTTCAAGAGGTGAACCTCCCTTTCTAAGCTATTATATCTATCCCTGGAAGCGGCAAGAAGCTGATTATTGAGTTCCAACTCCTTTTCCAAGTTCTGGTATTTTTCCTGGACCGTTTTCATATCTTCATCCAGTTTCTTCTTCCAACAAGCAATTTCTCCAACCAGAGTGCAGTCCTTGATCATGTTAA
This genomic window contains:
- the LOC104647172 gene encoding uncharacterized protein — encoded protein: MSKQLGQFLQEQQEPFTLQIYLLERGQFKNKHLISDRNFRCCSTNSSTYLFLKRSASCGAKKRRKQILNCSKIVKSMFNKLVTFRDSQKIKNLANDQEHNNSTSKNSNVIANDEKISSISSRSNVFNSCYDSSDADDNFLHEKQVFEERRKSRVEFLEQSKQLSPVSVLEETESSDDDDDSPHVKKQECVKAKKQEEFPSPSDSNSGETSPESQYIKNKKAIQESRQLLFDCVKEVVENKKCKEEEFQRILGAEQLWELLLQNIWLWSQQSINETNIKQLMISHMLSSFEESSGFEGKREIGKVIGDLIFVDISNEIVLDMLSYSSLT